A stretch of DNA from Piliocolobus tephrosceles isolate RC106 chromosome 21, ASM277652v3, whole genome shotgun sequence:
CCGCCCATCTCCTGCCCTGCCAAGCAAGGGGTCCCGCCAGTGTAGACCCGGGCTGCATCCTGAGTCCTGTTCCAACTCTATGCTAACCCAAACCCGCCCACAGGATCGGCCCAAGCTGTCCCCCACGAGCTCTCCCAGTGCCCAGACCTCAGGCCCCTCTGAGAACCCGCGGTCCCTCCCCTCGAACCCTCCCTGGTCCCCCGGGCTCCCGGGCAGCAGGCCCcgctcctcccctcccaccccaccctctcccctcccttctccaggCCTGGGAGCCGGGGGCCCTCTTATGGTGGATGCCGGGTAGGGGTGAACAGAGGGAGAGGTTGAGGCCGGCCCCACCCCCAAACGGCTCACCGGACCGCGCAAGCCCCTCCTTCACAcctcctccctgtcccctctGCCCCCAGGTGTGGTTCAAGAATCGCCGCGCCAAACTAGCTCGGGAGCGACGGCTCCAGCAGCAGCCGCAGCCCGTCCCTGGGCGGAGAGGCCGAGGAGCCCGCGCTGAGCCCCTAGTCCCTGCAGCCGCTGCCTCCGCCCCTCAGCCGGGCCTCTCGGGAATCCTTCCAGCGGCGGAACCCACGATCTGCAGCCTTAACCAGGCCTGGGGTGGCCCTGGGTGCAGAGCCCAAAAGGGCATCCCAGATGTCCTGGGTCCAGGCTGTGGCCCGATCCCAGCCCCAATCCGAGGCCCAGCTCAGGTCCCAGGCCCACTCCCTGGCCCAATCCCAGGCCCAGCCCAGATCCCAGGCCCACTGGCTGGTCCACTCCCAGGCCCAATCCCAGGCCCAGCCCAGATCCCAGGCCCACTCCTTGGTCCACTCCCAGGCCCAATTTCAGGCCCAGCTCAGGTCCCAGGCCCACTCCCTGGCCCAATCCCAGGCCCAATTTCAGGCCCAGTCCAGATCCCAGGCCCACTCCTTGGCCCAATCCCAGGCCCACTGGCTGGTCCACTCCCAGGCCCAATTTCAGGCCCAGCTCAGATCCCAGGCCCACTCCTTGGCCCAATCCCAGGCCCAATTTCAGGCCCAGCTCAGGTCCCAGGCTCAGCCCAGATCCCAGGCCCAATCTCAGGCCCAGGCCCGATCATAGGCCAGATCCCAGGCCCAGGCAGACCAGGAGGCCCAGGTCCCATCTTAAGTCCTGGCCGGATGCCAAGCTCAGGCTCACTTCCAGGCCCACCCCCGATTttaggcccaggcccaggcccaggctcagTCTCAGCCCCAATCCCAGGTCCAGGATCATTCCTAGCCCCAGCCCCAGTCCCCTTATGGCCTCAGAGCCCCGATGCCTCCGACTTCTTGCCAGACACCCAGTTATTCCCTGAATTCACAGAGCTGCTCCCACCCCTAGACCCCTTGGAGGGATCCTCAGTCTCCACCATGACCTCTCAGTACCAAGAAGGGGATGATTCTATGGGCCAAAAAGACTCAGAGACTCAGTACCAAGAGGAAGGTGGCTCTGTGAATGAAAATCACTCAGGCCCCAGGTCATTACTGGATTTATAGGGGGCCTGTGCCTGCAAAGTTCTTCAGATCCCAGTGGGCCTGGAGTGGCTGGTCTACACTACTGGTGACTTTCTGCAGTGAATGCACCACCCTTTACCCACCCTGCTGCAGTCGGACATTCGCTGTCTTCACTGTGCCGCCATCACAGGTGGCCTATGGATGTGCCTGCCCCTCATTTGAATTGAGCCTGAGCATTTCTCTGCTGGGATTGGAGCCACTGCTCACTGGGATGTTTGGCATTAGTGGATGCCGCTTGAGAGCTTTGTAAAGGGCTTTTCCCAGTGCTTCTGATGGTCAGCGTCTTCCCCAACACTTAGGATTGTGAGACCTTTTAATGTTTGTTGATGCAATGACTTGTGGTTTTGTTGTGGCTGTAATATCCATTTCCCTGATGTTTGAGAGGTTAAACTCTCACGTGTTAACTGAACCTTAGAAATCCTCATAATGTGTCTCTTTGTTTAccccttttccttcatttctttgaaTGTATTCTTATATTCTCTTGGCAATTAAAGTTCTGCAAATTCCTTTCCTATTTGCATTTTGTTTCATTAGTAGCATTTCTTGATTTCAATGTTGTCTATTTCACTGTTTTTCAAATTACCTATTGTTATGGACCAgatttgtcttcatttttcatttccgTCAGCGGCAGACTGATAATGTTGTAAAACACAATgaagttattaataaaaattaaaatgggccaggcaaggtggctcatgcctgtaatcccaataatttgggaggccaaggcaggtggatcacttgaagtcaggagtttgagaccagcctaaccaacatggtgaaaccccatcttcaattaaaaaaaaaaaaaaaaaaaaaaatacaaaaattagccaggcatgctggtggatacctgtaatcccagctaattgggaggctaaagcaggagaatcacttgaacctgggaggtggatgttgcagtgggctgagatcataccactgtactccagcctggagtacagaataagaccttgtcaaaaaatataaaataataaaataaaatgacttttacaaaatatctcaatatatctgtattttcaaattgaaCAGAAAAGCTTCTAAAAGCTGGTGTTTCTAAAAGACCTCTGTTACTAATTGTTACTAATTGGAGACGAAGCCCACAGGTGGCACCAGTCTGAGGTGTCCGGCTTACTGCTTTGA
This window harbors:
- the LOC111519932 gene encoding tetra-peptide repeat homeobox protein 1, coding for MDEAGNHHSQQTITRTENQTPHVLTHRRMGPCLSCSQLYSQYLGLSQTHSSPPVAPDPPRRQRQERTVYTQSQQEVLEIYFQNDQYPNYDKRLTLAKTLDLKEHQLQVWFKNRRAKLARERRLQQQPQPVPGRRGRGARAEPLVPAAAASAPQPGLSGILPAAEPTICSLNQAWGGPGCRAQKGIPDVLGPGCGPIPAPIRGPAQVPGPLPGPIPGPAQIPGPLAGPLPGPIPGPAQIPGPLLGPLPGPISGPAQVPGPLPGPIPGPISGPVQIPGPLLGPIPGPLAGPLPGPISGPAQIPGPLLGPIPGPISGPAQVPGSAQIPGPISGPGPIIGQIPGPGRPGGPGPILSPGRMPSSGSLPGPPPILGPGPGPGSVSAPIPGPGSFLAPAPVPLWPQSPDASDFLPDTQLFPEFTELLPPLDPLEGSSVSTMTSQYQEGDDSMGQKDSETQYQEEGGSVNENHSGPRSLLDL